One region of Gorilla gorilla gorilla isolate KB3781 chromosome 15, NHGRI_mGorGor1-v2.1_pri, whole genome shotgun sequence genomic DNA includes:
- the DORIP1 gene encoding uncharacterized protein C14orf28 homolog isoform X1: MRWRDLGSPQPPPPRMKTLFEEIKASIKNNYNQDRSFWRPVLPWGGVFTIKAGRKAVSCTPLYVEIRLKNTCTIDGFLMLLYVILNENENFPRELSLHFGREFVDCFLYLMDTYSFTTVKLLWIWDKMEKQQYKSEVHKASLIIDLFGNEHDNFTKNLENLMSTIQESYCSNWRCPTRVQEDQQRTININPPQEIPHGNLIRLAVNELFCSKIELCEEHGCGGLREFSQRVFCHGAPPFVVLNMQHWKSEDLAYVPYYLDLSDHKYLLEGATLFNKEEHHYSAAFQIGGHWMHYDGLRNVNLILLNKPPEFLLLSSLVYIRATEK; this comes from the exons atgagatggcgtgatctcggctcaccgcaacctccgcctcccag gaTGAAGACACTGTTTGAAGAGATAAAAGCATCAATTAAAAACAACTATAACCAAGATCGATCATTTTGGAGGCCTGTTCTTCCTTGGGGGGGTGTTTTTACTATCAAAGCTGGCCGCAAAGCAGTATCCTGTACACCACTCTATGTTGAAATAAGACTGAAAAATACCTGCACCATAGATGGATTCTTGATGTTATTATATGTCAttcttaatgaaaatgaaaatttcccTAGGGAACTCTCTCTCCATTTTGGTAGAGAGTTTGTAGACTGTTTTCTTTACTTAATGGACACCTACAGTTTTACAACTGTGAAGCTACTTTGGATTTGGGACAAGATGGAAAAACAGCAATACAAATCTGAAGTCCATAAAGCTTCATTAATAATTGATTTGTTTGGGAATGAGCATGATAATTTtacaaaaaatcttgaaaatctCATGTCTACCATTCAAGAGAGTTACTGTTCCAACTGGCGATGCCCAACTCGAGTGCAGGAGGATCAGCAGCGCACAATTAATATAAA tcCTCCCCAAGAAATTCCACATGGAAACTTGATAAGACTGGCTGTGAATGAGTTATTCTGTTCCAAGATTGAACTGTGTGAAGAGCATGG gtgtggtggcttaagAGAATTTTCCCAACGAGTTTTCTGCCATGGGGCACCCCCTTTTGTTGTCTTAAATATGCAACATTGGAAATCTGAAGATCTGGCATATGTACCCTATTACTTGGATTTGTCTGATCACAA GTATTTGTTGGAAGGTGCCACATTATTTAACAAAGAGGAACATCATTATTCTGCAGCTTTCCAGATTGGTGGACATTGGATGCACTATGATGGGCTCAGAAATGtgaatttaattttgttaaataaaccCCCAGAGTTTCTCCTCTTGTCATCATTGGTTTATATTCGAGcaacagagaaataa
- the DORIP1 gene encoding uncharacterized protein C14orf28 homolog isoform X2: MKTLFEEIKASIKNNYNQDRSFWRPVLPWGGVFTIKAGRKAVSCTPLYVEIRLKNTCTIDGFLMLLYVILNENENFPRELSLHFGREFVDCFLYLMDTYSFTTVKLLWIWDKMEKQQYKSEVHKASLIIDLFGNEHDNFTKNLENLMSTIQESYCSNWRCPTRVQEDQQRTININPPQEIPHGNLIRLAVNELFCSKIELCEEHGCGGLREFSQRVFCHGAPPFVVLNMQHWKSEDLAYVPYYLDLSDHKYLLEGATLFNKEEHHYSAAFQIGGHWMHYDGLRNVNLILLNKPPEFLLLSSLVYIRATEK, encoded by the exons aTGAAGACACTGTTTGAAGAGATAAAAGCATCAATTAAAAACAACTATAACCAAGATCGATCATTTTGGAGGCCTGTTCTTCCTTGGGGGGGTGTTTTTACTATCAAAGCTGGCCGCAAAGCAGTATCCTGTACACCACTCTATGTTGAAATAAGACTGAAAAATACCTGCACCATAGATGGATTCTTGATGTTATTATATGTCAttcttaatgaaaatgaaaatttcccTAGGGAACTCTCTCTCCATTTTGGTAGAGAGTTTGTAGACTGTTTTCTTTACTTAATGGACACCTACAGTTTTACAACTGTGAAGCTACTTTGGATTTGGGACAAGATGGAAAAACAGCAATACAAATCTGAAGTCCATAAAGCTTCATTAATAATTGATTTGTTTGGGAATGAGCATGATAATTTtacaaaaaatcttgaaaatctCATGTCTACCATTCAAGAGAGTTACTGTTCCAACTGGCGATGCCCAACTCGAGTGCAGGAGGATCAGCAGCGCACAATTAATATAAA tcCTCCCCAAGAAATTCCACATGGAAACTTGATAAGACTGGCTGTGAATGAGTTATTCTGTTCCAAGATTGAACTGTGTGAAGAGCATGG gtgtggtggcttaagAGAATTTTCCCAACGAGTTTTCTGCCATGGGGCACCCCCTTTTGTTGTCTTAAATATGCAACATTGGAAATCTGAAGATCTGGCATATGTACCCTATTACTTGGATTTGTCTGATCACAA GTATTTGTTGGAAGGTGCCACATTATTTAACAAAGAGGAACATCATTATTCTGCAGCTTTCCAGATTGGTGGACATTGGATGCACTATGATGGGCTCAGAAATGtgaatttaattttgttaaataaaccCCCAGAGTTTCTCCTCTTGTCATCATTGGTTTATATTCGAGcaacagagaaataa